A window from Pedosphaera parvula Ellin514 encodes these proteins:
- a CDS encoding glucose-1-phosphate adenylyltransferase, with protein MAQSQWPTPFTTNNVLSVILGGGRGTRLFPLTKDRSKPAVPLGGKYRLVDIPISNCINSGMPRIFLLTQFNSASLHRHISQSYKFDVFSAGFVEILAAEQTLTDTSWYQGTADAVRKNFIHLSNLHFDYLLILSGDQLYRMDYRTIVAQHIASKADVTVSTIPVTRDQVPGFGIMRMDPDFRITEFVEKPKDPAVQDKFRLGQEWYEKLDIHGNQELFLASMGIYVFSRKALFDLVEESLHDFGKDVIPQAIRTHRVCAYVFQGAWEDIGTIRAFFDSNLDLTTLQPRFNIFDMTAPIFTRPRFLPAAKINGGIIEQSLISEGCIITRAKITQSVLGLRSIIGESAQLDRTIVMGSDYYETGNSIKQHEAEGKPRIGIGRNTRIDNAIIDKNARIGDNCTISPVGKAKELDHPLYFIRDGIVIIPKNGLVPHGTTI; from the coding sequence ATGGCACAGAGTCAATGGCCGACACCTTTCACAACCAATAATGTTTTGTCTGTAATTCTGGGCGGAGGTCGAGGCACGCGTTTGTTCCCCCTCACAAAGGACCGTTCCAAACCCGCAGTGCCGCTCGGTGGCAAATACCGGCTCGTCGATATCCCGATCTCAAACTGCATTAACTCCGGCATGCCGAGGATTTTCCTGCTCACACAGTTCAATTCCGCCTCGCTTCACCGTCATATTTCCCAATCTTACAAATTCGATGTGTTTTCCGCGGGGTTCGTAGAAATCCTGGCGGCGGAACAGACACTTACCGATACTTCCTGGTACCAAGGCACAGCGGATGCGGTGCGCAAGAATTTCATCCATCTCTCCAACCTGCATTTTGATTACCTGCTGATTCTCAGTGGTGATCAGCTATATCGGATGGATTATCGGACCATTGTCGCGCAACACATTGCGAGCAAAGCCGATGTCACGGTATCGACAATTCCTGTCACACGCGACCAGGTACCGGGATTCGGAATTATGCGAATGGATCCGGATTTTCGAATCACCGAGTTCGTTGAAAAACCAAAAGACCCCGCAGTTCAGGACAAATTTCGACTGGGACAGGAGTGGTACGAGAAGCTGGACATTCATGGAAATCAGGAATTGTTTCTGGCTTCAATGGGAATTTACGTATTCAGTCGTAAAGCATTGTTTGACCTCGTTGAGGAGTCGCTGCATGACTTTGGCAAGGATGTTATTCCGCAAGCCATTCGCACACACCGCGTTTGTGCCTATGTATTCCAAGGGGCCTGGGAAGATATTGGAACGATTCGGGCTTTTTTTGACTCCAACCTTGATCTCACAACCCTGCAGCCGAGATTTAATATTTTTGACATGACCGCCCCGATTTTTACCAGGCCAAGGTTTCTGCCAGCGGCAAAGATTAACGGCGGCATAATTGAGCAATCGCTGATCTCGGAAGGTTGCATCATCACGCGCGCCAAAATCACACAGAGTGTTCTAGGTTTACGCAGTATCATTGGAGAGTCAGCCCAATTGGATCGAACCATTGTTATGGGCAGCGATTACTATGAGACAGGGAACTCGATTAAGCAGCATGAAGCGGAAGGCAAGCCCCGGATTGGTATTGGCAGGAATACCCGGATCGATAATGCCATAATTGATAAGAATGCCCGCATAGGTGACAACTGCACCATTTCCCCTGTTGGCAAGGCGAAGGAACTCGATCACCCCCTCTATTTCATTCGTGATGGAATTGTAATCATTCCAAAGAATGGGTTAGTCCCTCATGGGACAACCATTTAG
- a CDS encoding DUF3536 domain-containing protein produces the protein MEKFICIHGHFYQPPRENPWLEEVEFQDSASPYHDWNERITAECYAPNTCARMLDGEGRIQKIVNNYSKISFNFGPTLLAWMKEKEPDVHDAIVAADQLSQQNFSGHGSALAQVYNHMILPLGNRRDKYTQVLWGIEDFQHRFGRKPEGMWLAETAADTETLEVLAEQGIKFTILSPYQASRAREIGARNWRDVDGARIDPTRAYLIKLPSRRSISVFFYDGPISQGVAFERLLTSGEKFATRLLGAFSDRANRDQLVNIATDGETYGHHHKHGEMALAYALQFIENNKFARLTNYAEFLETHPPTHEVQIHEKSAWSCSHGVGRWMADCGCNSGGRAGWNQGWRAPLREALDWLRDQITPLFEAKGAELLKNPWGARDAYVQVILDRHHANVDKFLTEQANHELNETEKVQVLKLMELQRHAMLMYTSCGWFFDEISGIETVQVIQYAAQVIQLAQEVFHEDLEPTFTGLLAKAKSNIPDHQDGACIYTKFVKPAMIEWNKVVAHYAVSSIFRPYSANPKIFMRSFEQEHREDFSVGKAKLAIGRTKVTHEVTHESAHLSYAVIYLGEHNLAGGVQPAQAQEDYELLKKELEEAFQRADFPEVIRRIDHHFHGSNYSLKSLFKDEQKKVLYQILSSTREDLENRYRLITERYAPLMHFLTDLRADLPLALQTAADFILQIDITRGFSAEDVDLEKLRKLCAEGKARDVNVFDEDLCYTIKNRLENMMRDFAANPENMSLLRTMEGLTDIVRTAPLDLNLWRVQNLYYEMLQLAVPKFRAAATQGDVISKDWMNLFLSLGDHLAFEVNPLEA, from the coding sequence ATGGAAAAATTCATTTGCATCCACGGCCATTTTTATCAGCCCCCCCGGGAAAACCCATGGCTTGAAGAAGTCGAGTTTCAGGACTCAGCGTCTCCATACCATGATTGGAATGAACGGATTACTGCTGAATGCTATGCGCCCAATACCTGTGCCCGGATGCTCGATGGCGAAGGTCGCATCCAGAAGATCGTCAACAATTATTCAAAAATCAGTTTCAACTTTGGTCCCACCCTGCTCGCCTGGATGAAGGAGAAGGAACCGGATGTCCACGACGCCATCGTGGCAGCGGATCAACTGAGCCAGCAGAATTTTTCCGGCCACGGCTCCGCACTGGCGCAGGTTTACAATCACATGATCCTGCCACTGGGAAATCGCCGTGATAAATACACCCAAGTACTATGGGGTATTGAAGATTTTCAACATCGTTTTGGAAGGAAGCCCGAAGGAATGTGGCTGGCGGAAACTGCTGCGGACACGGAAACGCTCGAGGTCCTGGCGGAACAGGGAATAAAATTTACCATCCTCTCCCCATATCAGGCCAGTAGGGCCAGGGAAATTGGTGCTCGTAATTGGCGGGACGTAGACGGAGCGCGGATTGACCCAACGCGTGCCTATTTAATCAAACTCCCCTCCCGGCGAAGCATTTCGGTATTTTTTTACGACGGCCCCATCTCCCAGGGGGTCGCTTTCGAGCGCCTGTTGACGAGCGGAGAGAAGTTCGCAACTCGATTGCTGGGGGCTTTCTCAGACCGCGCGAATCGTGATCAACTGGTCAACATCGCCACGGACGGAGAAACCTATGGCCATCATCATAAGCATGGCGAAATGGCATTGGCTTATGCGTTACAATTCATCGAGAACAACAAATTTGCACGTCTTACCAACTACGCTGAATTTCTAGAGACACATCCTCCCACGCATGAGGTGCAAATCCATGAGAAAAGTGCCTGGAGTTGTTCTCACGGCGTAGGCCGCTGGATGGCCGATTGTGGGTGCAACTCGGGAGGTCGCGCGGGATGGAACCAGGGCTGGCGTGCCCCTCTGCGCGAAGCTCTGGACTGGCTGCGAGATCAAATCACCCCTCTATTTGAAGCGAAGGGCGCAGAGTTGCTGAAGAATCCATGGGGTGCACGCGATGCCTATGTGCAGGTCATTCTGGACCGACATCACGCAAATGTGGATAAATTCCTAACTGAGCAGGCAAATCATGAACTCAATGAAACGGAGAAAGTCCAGGTTCTCAAGCTCATGGAACTTCAGCGGCATGCGATGCTGATGTACACCAGTTGCGGCTGGTTTTTCGATGAAATATCAGGAATCGAAACGGTCCAGGTGATCCAATATGCAGCGCAGGTCATCCAATTGGCTCAGGAAGTATTTCATGAGGATCTCGAGCCCACATTTACCGGGTTGCTCGCCAAGGCTAAGAGCAACATTCCTGATCACCAGGATGGCGCCTGCATCTACACAAAATTCGTGAAGCCGGCCATGATTGAATGGAACAAAGTCGTGGCACATTATGCGGTTAGTTCCATTTTTCGCCCCTACTCCGCAAACCCGAAAATCTTCATGCGCAGTTTTGAACAGGAACACCGTGAAGATTTCTCCGTTGGCAAGGCAAAACTGGCGATAGGCAGAACTAAAGTGACCCATGAGGTGACGCATGAAAGCGCCCATCTGAGCTACGCGGTTATTTACCTGGGCGAACACAACCTCGCCGGCGGGGTCCAACCGGCTCAGGCGCAGGAAGATTATGAGCTGCTGAAGAAGGAGCTCGAGGAGGCGTTCCAGCGGGCCGATTTTCCAGAGGTCATCCGTCGCATTGATCATCATTTCCACGGATCAAATTATTCCCTGAAATCCCTTTTCAAAGACGAACAGAAAAAGGTGCTTTATCAAATTCTCTCTTCCACGCGGGAGGACCTCGAAAACAGGTATCGTTTAATTACGGAAAGATATGCGCCGCTGATGCATTTCTTGACCGACCTGCGGGCCGATCTGCCACTCGCCTTGCAGACTGCCGCAGATTTTATTCTACAAATAGACATAACCCGGGGTTTCTCGGCCGAGGACGTCGATCTGGAGAAACTTCGAAAGTTGTGCGCTGAAGGCAAGGCCAGGGACGTCAATGTTTTTGATGAAGATCTTTGTTACACAATAAAAAACCGCCTCGAAAACATGATGCGGGATTTTGCCGCCAACCCCGAGAACATGTCGCTTCTGCGGACCATGGAAGGGCTTACGGACATTGTTCGAACAGCGCCCTTGGACTTGAATCTGTGGCGTGTGCAGAACTTGTATTACGAAATGTTGCAACTCGCGGTGCCAAAATTTCGCGCGGCAGCCACGCAAGGCGATGTGATTTCCAAGGATTGGATGAACCTCTTTTTATCGTTGGGAGATCACCTGGCATTTGAAGTCAACCCTTTGGAAGCATGA
- the treS gene encoding maltose alpha-D-glucosyltransferase gives MARSKKQLILLDKDPLWYKNAIIYELHVRAFFDSNGDGIGDFRGLTQKLDYLQDLGVTALWLLPFYPSPLKDDGYDTADYYSINPIYGTLADFKTFIREAHQRGLRVITELVLNHTSDQHRWFQRARRAKTGSPERDFYVWSDTPEKYKNVRIIFNDFEPSNWTWDHVAQAYYWHRFYSHQPDLNYDNPRLHKEIINVLDFWLDLGVDGFRLDAVPYLYEREGTSCDNLPETHEYLKTLRKHLDDKYGDRMLLAEANNWPEIAVTYFGAGKGDECQMAFHFPLMPRLFMAVRMEDRIPIVDIMEQTPPIPETSQWALFLRNHDELTLEMVTDEERDYMYRVYANEAKARINLGIRRRLAPLLGNDRKKIELLNLLLLSMPGTPVVYYGDEIGMGDNIFLGDRNGVRTPMHWSSDKNAGFSRASPQALYFPIILDPEYHYESVNVEAQQRNPHSLLWWMKQVLTLRKRWHAFGQGSLEFLKPNNRKVLAFIRRHEQERILVVANLSRFTQPVELDLSAFKDAIPLELFGRTEFPQITEKPYFLTLGPHMAYWFSLEPRPVGEAKHLPVATPVLTTLTVSDAWEEVFTGRARRELENCLPGYLKLRPWFNGLGREIRSVRIKETIPFNFDSEKGMICIVGVDYVQADPEQYLIPLAFASGKKAEQVGTDYPHLEVARLRLTGREIEGILYDSVCNKAFGSTLLEAIAKRRTFRGNEGELTVTQTFALRTNRDGSPLPKDAMLDKAEHRNTSIQVGEKFLIKLFRKIEAGVNPDLEVGLFLTEKRFSHSPPVAGLLEYQGNTGTSSSIGIATVFVPGSRLAWDLTLDSLGRFFERVRTLPEQSQLSPAVDGTAVSLVDKEIPNGILEILGAFSESVRLLGQRTGELHLALASDLENKDFVPEPFTPYYQRALYQSMRNRTVHCVRYLRGQISHLAGAEAQLLEKVVNSESDILKRLRAIYETRITGMRIRCHGNFHLRQVLDTGKDFMVIDFEGEPAHTLGERRIKRSPMYDVAVMIRSLYYAMHSAVLKQVELGTFHPEDVARLEPWMRFWHFWMSVIFLKSYLQVVGRTDLLPQSREELAVLLQAHLLERAVFETAYEQYHRPDWIKIPMQGLLELLAADNNNESKKSTNP, from the coding sequence ATGGCAAGAAGTAAAAAACAGCTGATTCTGCTCGATAAAGACCCACTTTGGTACAAAAATGCAATTATCTATGAACTGCATGTCAGGGCATTTTTCGATAGTAACGGCGACGGCATAGGAGACTTTCGTGGCCTGACACAAAAACTGGATTACCTTCAGGACTTGGGGGTAACGGCACTCTGGCTGTTGCCATTTTATCCCAGCCCGCTCAAGGATGATGGTTACGATACAGCAGATTATTATTCCATAAACCCGATATATGGAACCCTGGCTGATTTCAAAACTTTCATAAGAGAAGCCCATCAAAGAGGCCTGCGTGTCATTACCGAACTTGTATTGAACCATACATCCGACCAACACCGCTGGTTCCAACGAGCCCGGCGTGCCAAGACCGGTTCGCCAGAACGCGACTTTTATGTATGGAGCGACACGCCTGAAAAGTACAAAAATGTCCGCATCATCTTCAACGATTTTGAGCCTTCCAACTGGACGTGGGATCATGTGGCCCAGGCATACTATTGGCACCGGTTCTATTCTCATCAGCCGGATCTGAATTACGACAATCCCCGGCTGCATAAGGAAATAATCAACGTCCTGGACTTTTGGCTCGACCTGGGTGTTGACGGATTTCGCCTGGATGCAGTTCCTTATCTCTACGAACGTGAAGGAACTTCCTGTGACAATCTCCCGGAAACCCACGAGTATCTCAAAACCCTGCGAAAGCACCTTGATGACAAATATGGCGATCGGATGTTGCTTGCGGAAGCCAACAACTGGCCCGAAATCGCCGTAACCTACTTTGGCGCCGGTAAAGGGGACGAATGCCAGATGGCCTTTCATTTTCCGCTTATGCCCCGTCTTTTCATGGCCGTCCGCATGGAAGATCGAATTCCCATCGTTGACATCATGGAACAAACCCCTCCCATTCCCGAAACCAGTCAGTGGGCGTTGTTCCTGCGCAACCATGATGAGCTGACGCTGGAAATGGTGACCGATGAGGAGCGGGACTATATGTACCGCGTTTACGCCAACGAAGCCAAGGCGCGGATCAATCTCGGAATCCGCCGCCGATTGGCTCCTCTATTGGGAAATGATCGTAAAAAAATTGAGCTTCTCAACCTGCTGCTTTTGTCAATGCCGGGAACCCCGGTGGTTTATTACGGCGATGAGATTGGGATGGGCGATAATATTTTCCTCGGAGATCGTAATGGTGTGCGGACACCCATGCACTGGAGTTCGGACAAGAATGCCGGCTTCTCGCGCGCGTCACCTCAAGCCCTGTATTTCCCCATCATCCTCGACCCGGAATATCATTACGAATCCGTAAACGTGGAGGCCCAACAACGCAATCCTCATTCCCTGCTCTGGTGGATGAAACAGGTCCTGACCCTGCGCAAACGTTGGCATGCGTTTGGTCAAGGGTCGCTTGAATTTTTAAAACCCAATAACCGGAAAGTTTTGGCTTTCATCAGGCGACACGAACAGGAGCGCATCTTGGTGGTTGCCAATCTCTCCCGCTTTACTCAGCCAGTTGAATTGGATTTGTCGGCTTTTAAAGATGCCATTCCCCTGGAACTTTTCGGTCGCACCGAATTTCCTCAGATCACTGAAAAACCTTATTTTCTAACTCTGGGGCCGCACATGGCTTATTGGTTCTCCCTGGAACCCCGGCCAGTCGGGGAGGCGAAACATCTGCCGGTCGCCACTCCTGTTCTTACCACGCTCACCGTGTCGGATGCATGGGAGGAGGTTTTTACCGGACGCGCTCGCCGTGAACTGGAGAATTGCCTGCCCGGCTATCTGAAGCTCCGCCCCTGGTTTAACGGTCTGGGAAGGGAGATACGTTCCGTGCGTATCAAGGAAACCATTCCATTCAACTTTGATTCTGAAAAAGGAATGATCTGTATTGTCGGGGTGGACTATGTTCAAGCGGACCCGGAGCAATATCTGATTCCTCTCGCCTTTGCCTCCGGGAAGAAGGCTGAACAGGTCGGAACCGATTATCCCCACTTGGAGGTTGCGCGCTTGCGCCTGACCGGACGTGAGATCGAAGGCATACTGTATGATTCAGTCTGCAACAAAGCCTTTGGCAGCACGCTGCTGGAAGCCATTGCCAAGCGGCGGACGTTTCGCGGGAATGAAGGTGAATTGACAGTCACTCAAACCTTTGCGCTGCGAACAAATCGTGACGGCTCTCCGCTGCCCAAAGATGCCATGCTTGACAAGGCTGAACACAGGAACACTTCAATTCAGGTTGGAGAAAAGTTTCTGATCAAATTATTTCGCAAGATTGAGGCTGGAGTGAATCCGGATTTGGAGGTTGGCTTGTTCCTGACCGAGAAGAGGTTTTCCCATAGCCCGCCGGTAGCCGGATTATTGGAATATCAAGGAAACACCGGCACCTCCTCCAGCATTGGCATCGCTACAGTGTTCGTGCCCGGCAGCAGGCTGGCCTGGGATCTGACCCTGGATTCTCTGGGCAGATTTTTCGAACGAGTCCGGACCCTGCCCGAGCAATCTCAGTTGTCTCCTGCTGTTGATGGCACGGCAGTATCTCTGGTCGATAAAGAAATCCCGAATGGAATCCTGGAAATTCTCGGTGCTTTTTCCGAATCTGTCCGACTTCTGGGACAACGCACTGGCGAGCTCCATCTCGCTCTGGCTTCGGATTTGGAAAACAAGGATTTTGTTCCTGAACCATTCACACCTTACTACCAACGCGCCCTTTACCAATCCATGCGCAATAGGACCGTTCATTGCGTACGGTATCTCCGAGGGCAGATCAGTCATTTGGCGGGAGCAGAAGCACAGTTATTGGAAAAAGTTGTTAATTCCGAGAGTGATATCTTGAAGCGTCTTCGGGCGATTTATGAAACACGCATCACCGGGATGCGCATTCGTTGCCACGGCAATTTCCACCTCCGGCAAGTACTCGATACAGGCAAGGATTTCATGGTAATCGACTTTGAAGGCGAACCGGCACACACGTTGGGCGAACGCCGGATTAAACGCTCCCCGATGTACGACGTAGCGGTGATGATTCGTTCCTTGTATTACGCAATGCATTCTGCGGTCTTGAAGCAGGTTGAGCTGGGGACCTTCCATCCCGAAGACGTGGCGCGTTTGGAACCTTGGATGCGTTTCTGGCATTTCTGGATGAGCGTGATTTTTTTGAAGTCTTATTTGCAGGTGGTTGGCAGGACTGATCTCCTGCCTCAATCCAGGGAGGAGCTTGCTGTTCTGCTGCAGGCGCACTTGCTTGAAAGGGCGGTATTTGAAACTGCCTATGAACAATACCATCGCCCTGATTGGATAAAAATTCCCATGCAGGGCCTTCTTGAGTTGCTGGCAGCGGACAATAACAATGAATCAAAGAAATCAACCAATCCTTGA
- the treZ gene encoding malto-oligosyltrehalose trehalohydrolase, protein MNQRNQPILEASRLQLGATYLGEGRCSFEVWAPNAKIVELHQVSPNDRILPLRSERGYHRATFEKVAPGARYFLRLDNTIERPDPVSRFQPEGVHGPSEVIDSYFEWTDSDWFGLPLRDYIIYELHVGTFTQEGTFAAIIPYLPELKELGITAIELMPVAQFPGDRNWGYDGVDLFAVQNSYGGPNELKRLVNACHQVGLAVILDVVYNHLGPEGNYLRDFGNYFSEDYHTFWGPALNFDGPDSDEVRRFFLENALHWQTDFHMDALRLDAIHAIRDASAFPFLQELSQITQRRSEMLNRRFHLIGESDLNNPRVILPGNLGGYGLDAQWSDDFHHCLHVLLTGEKNGYYADFCGIKRLEKFFREGYTYTGEYSLTRRRRHGLPPKLNQAKQFVVFSQNHDQIGNRMLGDRLANLCSFEDLKLAAGCVLLSPFIPLLFMGEEYGERAPFQYFISHTDRGLVEAVQKGRREEFANFVWEGEVPDPQAESTFNACKLNHRLRTHESHQNLYDLYRELIEIRKSVPAITNAEKDSLEAQASESQNVLFVRYYTPDDEICLLFCFAQELTTCTWEIPIGGWQNILDSAMERWNGKGSKVPHEIRSNGRLTITLSPKSFVVLRRIKQT, encoded by the coding sequence ATGAATCAAAGAAATCAACCAATCCTTGAAGCGAGCAGGCTTCAACTGGGTGCCACCTATCTCGGTGAAGGGCGTTGCTCCTTCGAGGTTTGGGCACCCAATGCCAAAATAGTGGAGTTACACCAGGTCAGTCCAAACGATCGCATCCTGCCCCTGCGCTCCGAACGGGGTTATCACCGAGCAACCTTCGAGAAGGTTGCACCGGGAGCACGATACTTCCTGCGGCTTGATAATACAATTGAACGACCGGATCCGGTTTCAAGGTTTCAACCCGAAGGAGTCCACGGTCCTTCAGAAGTTATTGATTCATATTTTGAATGGACCGATTCAGACTGGTTTGGGCTGCCTTTGCGGGACTACATTATTTACGAACTCCACGTTGGCACCTTCACTCAGGAAGGAACATTTGCAGCGATTATTCCCTATCTTCCAGAGCTAAAGGAACTGGGCATTACAGCGATAGAATTGATGCCCGTAGCCCAATTTCCGGGCGATAGAAATTGGGGTTACGATGGCGTGGACTTGTTTGCGGTCCAGAACTCCTATGGTGGACCTAATGAACTCAAACGTCTGGTCAACGCATGCCATCAGGTTGGTCTCGCAGTCATACTGGATGTTGTTTACAATCATCTGGGTCCTGAGGGGAACTACCTGCGTGACTTTGGAAACTACTTCTCGGAGGATTACCACACCTTTTGGGGGCCAGCTCTCAATTTCGATGGTCCCGATAGTGATGAAGTCCGACGATTCTTTCTGGAAAATGCTCTCCATTGGCAAACGGACTTCCACATGGATGCCTTGCGTCTCGATGCAATCCATGCGATCCGAGATGCCTCGGCTTTTCCATTCTTGCAGGAACTCTCGCAAATCACTCAACGAAGATCCGAGATGCTAAATCGAAGGTTTCACTTGATCGGCGAAAGTGACCTTAACAACCCAAGGGTCATTTTACCCGGGAACCTCGGCGGGTATGGTTTGGATGCACAATGGAGCGACGACTTCCATCATTGCCTTCATGTGCTGCTCACTGGAGAGAAGAATGGTTATTACGCGGATTTCTGTGGGATTAAGCGCCTGGAAAAATTCTTCCGCGAAGGTTACACCTACACCGGAGAGTATTCATTGACGCGCCGTCGTCGTCACGGTCTTCCGCCAAAACTGAACCAGGCAAAACAATTCGTGGTTTTTTCTCAGAACCACGATCAAATCGGAAACCGGATGCTCGGGGATCGGTTAGCCAACCTCTGTTCCTTCGAAGATCTCAAATTAGCTGCTGGTTGCGTCTTGCTCTCTCCCTTTATCCCGCTCCTGTTCATGGGCGAGGAATATGGCGAACGCGCCCCTTTCCAATATTTTATCAGTCATACGGATCGCGGCCTGGTTGAGGCGGTACAAAAAGGCCGTCGCGAGGAATTTGCAAACTTTGTCTGGGAAGGTGAGGTGCCCGACCCGCAGGCTGAATCCACCTTCAATGCCTGCAAGTTAAATCACCGTTTGCGCACGCACGAAAGTCATCAAAATCTTTACGACCTCTACCGGGAGTTAATCGAGATTCGAAAATCGGTTCCCGCCATCACCAACGCTGAAAAGGACTCCTTGGAGGCTCAGGCGAGCGAGTCACAAAACGTGTTGTTTGTCCGGTACTACACACCTGATGATGAAATCTGTCTCCTCTTTTGTTTTGCACAGGAACTCACGACCTGCACCTGGGAAATACCAATTGGTGGCTGGCAAAACATTCTCGACTCCGCGATGGAACGTTGGAATGGCAAGGGCAGCAAAGTCCCCCATGAAATTCGCTCCAATGGAAGGCTCACCATTACTTTAAGTCCAAAATCCTTCGTCGTGCTACGACGAATCAAGCAGACGTAA
- a CDS encoding beta-propeller fold lactonase family protein, translating to MRNIIATMGLASIILMNLASSCLAQRLLTTYVVCVSNEKSGDVTIIDGPNGDVMTTVPVGRRPRGIHASADGRLLYVALSGSPYFESLPLDAERNVVKYPDHSADGIAVIDLQRGALVRRLSVGSDPEQFLVDPSGFHLYVPNRDMATVSVVDMPSGKIIKVIPVGTGPGGISFAPNGKLIYVTCEADNWLFSIDPGNNQIADQYPVGANPRMVKFMPNGASAFVPSASTNYLNIINMTNLALVSTVALPKGSHPTEIAVGRDAKTLYVTSGTAGTVCLVDVPGKSYIKSVAVGPHARGIGISPSGKTIYVANGPSNDISVIDVETAREIKRIKTGKGPWGIEVVQLK from the coding sequence ATGAGAAACATCATCGCAACAATGGGTTTGGCCTCAATCATCCTAATGAACCTGGCATCTTCCTGCCTCGCTCAAAGGTTACTCACCACCTATGTCGTTTGCGTTAGCAACGAAAAGTCCGGGGATGTCACCATCATCGATGGTCCTAATGGTGATGTAATGACCACCGTGCCGGTTGGGCGGCGGCCACGAGGAATTCATGCCAGTGCGGATGGAAGATTGCTTTACGTTGCCTTGAGTGGCAGTCCCTATTTTGAGAGCCTGCCGTTGGACGCCGAAAGGAATGTGGTTAAATATCCTGACCATTCCGCAGATGGAATTGCTGTCATCGATCTGCAACGAGGTGCGCTGGTTCGCAGACTTTCGGTTGGCTCCGATCCTGAACAGTTTCTTGTGGATCCGAGTGGCTTCCATCTTTACGTTCCCAATCGAGACATGGCCACTGTAAGTGTGGTGGATATGCCCAGCGGAAAGATTATCAAGGTCATTCCCGTTGGCACGGGCCCCGGTGGAATCTCCTTTGCTCCAAACGGAAAGCTTATTTATGTTACCTGCGAAGCTGATAATTGGCTCTTTTCAATTGACCCGGGAAACAATCAGATTGCCGACCAGTATCCTGTTGGAGCCAATCCACGCATGGTTAAGTTTATGCCGAATGGTGCGAGCGCGTTTGTGCCTTCTGCTTCCACCAACTATCTCAACATCATCAACATGACAAACCTTGCCTTGGTCAGCACTGTTGCCCTGCCCAAGGGTTCCCATCCAACAGAGATTGCCGTCGGACGGGATGCTAAAACCCTGTACGTCACTTCTGGCACCGCAGGCACGGTTTGCCTCGTGGACGTGCCAGGAAAATCATATATCAAATCCGTCGCCGTTGGTCCCCATGCACGCGGAATCGGCATTTCACCTTCCGGCAAAACCATCTACGTCGCCAACGGCCCTTCAAATGACATCTCGGTTATTGATGTAGAAACAGCGCGGGAAATCAAGAGAATCAAAACCGGAAAGGGCCCTTGGGGCATCGAAGTCGTTCAGCTTAAGTAG